Below is a window of Terriglobales bacterium DNA.
CCGATGCGCGCGCGCACGCGCTCCATCAGCAAGTGATGATCGATATGGTCGAAACAACCCTTGATATCGCCCTCGATGACCCATTGATAAGGCGCCCGTTGACGTCGGCCATCACTGGCCTTTGCTCGCGGACGTATGGCAGTGCGGATGTGCTCCAAGGCGCCATGACATCCTCGTCCGGGTCGAAACCCATAAGAGACATGCCAGAAGGTCGCCTCGAAGATCGGTTCCAGAAGATGCTTGACCGCGCATTGCACGACGCGGTCGGTTACGGTGGCTATACCCAGGGGTCGGAACTTCCCTGGTTGACCCGGCTTGGGAATCCACTTCCGACGGCCCAGGCTCGGCCGATACCGGCCCGCCCGCAAGTCGTCCCGAAGCCCCTTCAGAAAGGCTTCAATCCCCCGCCTGCGTATGCTCGCCACCGTTATCCCGTCTATCCCGGCGGTACGACTGCCCTTGTTGCTAGCAATTCTGCGCCAGGCGCATCGCAGGTTGCGGAGATCGGTTACCCAATTCCACAACTCGCGGTAGCAACTGTCGGGATTCTTCCTGCTCCACTGATATAGCTTATGTTGAACGCTGAGGAGCCAAGCCTCATCAGCCTGATCATCCGAGTCCACGGACGATTCCTCCGCCACCACAGCCTATCGGTTCCCTGCCTGCCTTCGCCCTGTGCCCGGTTTTCCCGTGCTCCGACTACTACGCAGGCTCCGCCCCCTGTCCTAATCTTCGCCGGTCTCCGCGGTTAGCTCGGGTCCGTCCCGAGCAACTAGTCAGGGTTCCCATGTTCCGGCGCTCGGCCTTTGTCGCTTAGGCGGCGTGCTCTAGCCCTGGCGATTCTGGACGACGGCATAGAAGGAGTGAGGCGTCGTCGAGTTCAATGCTGAACCCAGCAGTCAGCAACATAAAGACTGACTAATTCGGATCGCAGCTACTCCCAGCCCCATCCGGCCGTCCCGGGAGCGTTGGTGGCTA
It encodes the following:
- a CDS encoding reverse transcriptase domain-containing protein, translated to MDSDDQADEAWLLSVQHKLYQWSRKNPDSCYRELWNWVTDLRNLRCAWRRIASNKGSRTAGIDGITVASIRRRGIEAFLKGLRDDLRAGRYRPSLGRRKWIPKPGQPGKFRPLGIATVTDRVVQCAVKHLLEPIFEATFWHVSYGFRPGRGCHGALEHIRTAIRPRAKASDGRRQRAPYQWVIEGDIKGCFDHIDHHLLMERVRARIG